A genomic region of Microlunatus sagamiharensis contains the following coding sequences:
- a CDS encoding globin has protein sequence MSEPSASPAPSAAPVTSFYDAVGGHPTFVALVRRFYEGVAGDQPLRDLYPEEDLAPAEDRLRGFLEQYWGGPTTYSEQRGHPRLRMRHAPFDVTPDMRDRWITHMRDAVDSLDLPQAQRDEMWTYLERAAQFMVNSPGESGGAAPTAPSMGLPVGGRTVSLQPRRPTEG, from the coding sequence ATGTCCGAGCCGTCAGCCAGCCCTGCGCCCTCCGCCGCACCCGTCACCAGCTTCTACGACGCGGTCGGCGGGCACCCCACGTTCGTCGCCCTCGTCCGCCGCTTCTACGAGGGCGTCGCGGGCGACCAGCCGCTCCGCGACCTCTACCCCGAGGAGGACCTCGCGCCGGCCGAGGACCGGCTGCGCGGCTTCCTCGAGCAGTACTGGGGCGGGCCCACGACCTACAGCGAGCAGCGCGGCCACCCGCGCCTGCGGATGCGGCACGCGCCCTTCGACGTCACGCCCGACATGCGCGACCGCTGGATCACCCACATGCGCGACGCCGTCGACTCCCTCGACCTGCCGCAGGCCCAGCGCGACGAGATGTGGACCTACCTCGAGCGCGCGGCGCAGTTCATGGTCAACAGCCCCGGTGAGTCTGGGGGCGCGGCCCCTACCGCTCCTTCGATGGGCCTGCCCGTCGGCGGCCGCACGGTCTCGCTGCAGCCGCGTCGGCCCACCGAGGGCTGA
- a CDS encoding OsmC family peroxiredoxin, giving the protein MAVVRTAEAHWEGSLMEGQGEVELVSSQVGSFEVNWPSRAEEPNGKTSPEELIAAAHSTCFSMALSHGLATAGHAPTSIDTKAEVSFQAGKGITGIKLTVVGDVPGITADEFDAAAKEAKENCPVSQALTGTTITLESSFKG; this is encoded by the coding sequence ATGGCTGTCGTCCGTACCGCCGAGGCCCACTGGGAGGGCTCGCTCATGGAGGGCCAGGGCGAGGTCGAGCTGGTCTCGTCCCAGGTCGGGAGCTTCGAGGTCAACTGGCCGTCGCGCGCCGAGGAGCCGAACGGCAAGACGAGCCCCGAGGAGCTCATCGCCGCGGCCCACTCGACCTGCTTCTCGATGGCGCTCTCGCACGGCCTCGCCACCGCCGGCCACGCGCCGACGAGCATCGACACCAAGGCCGAGGTGAGCTTCCAGGCCGGCAAGGGCATCACCGGCATCAAGCTGACCGTCGTCGGCGACGTCCCCGGCATCACCGCGGACGAGTTCGACGCGGCCGCCAAGGAGGCCAAGGAGAACTGCCCGGTCTCCCAGGCCCTCACCGGCACGACCATCACGCTGGAGTCCAGCTTTAAGGGCTGA